One genomic segment of Pseudodesulfovibrio sp. JC047 includes these proteins:
- a CDS encoding SDR family oxidoreductase codes for MNRRNGIICVLGATGYVGGRLVPTLLKQGWRIRAVGRSIEKLACRPFASDPRCEIVAADLFDTDSVRKALDGCHAAFYLVHSMQGRGDFAAKDRQAAHNMVQAAEHAAIERIIYLGGLIPDDPDISHHLQSRAEVGDILASGPVPCTRFRAGVILGSGSASFEIVRYLVDRLPAMVTPKWVRTESQPISIRDVLFYLSESLDHPETIGEAFDIGGPHIETYERLFRIYQEEAGLKKRLIVPVPFLSPKLSSYWLGFVSPIPVALARPLVLGLKNRVVCKDTRIRHIMPCELSDARTTIRRALEKVKQHTVTTCWSDAGAIHTPEWIACGDAPYAGGAVFESAYRIKMEGCPDALWSKIVSIGGDNGWYCCNRLWGLRGMLDRLFGGVGLRRGRRDPEQLAIGDALDFWRVIDIQPAERLLLLAEMKLPGEALLEFTMEQSGTDNTQLTMTAKFLPRGVAGLAYWWSVYPLHALIFKGMISALAEQTGCTILDGPFPVDKTAPKCHIPQTHSHQGPK; via the coding sequence GTGAATCGAAGAAATGGCATCATCTGTGTTCTTGGCGCCACCGGCTATGTCGGCGGGCGGCTCGTTCCCACCTTGTTGAAACAAGGATGGCGAATCCGTGCGGTTGGTCGATCCATTGAAAAACTGGCGTGTCGTCCTTTCGCGTCAGACCCGCGATGCGAAATCGTCGCGGCCGACCTCTTTGACACGGACTCGGTCCGCAAGGCCCTGGACGGGTGCCATGCGGCCTTTTACCTGGTGCATTCCATGCAAGGGCGAGGGGATTTCGCGGCCAAAGACCGGCAGGCCGCCCACAACATGGTGCAGGCCGCCGAACACGCCGCCATCGAACGGATCATCTACCTTGGCGGACTCATTCCCGATGACCCGGATATCAGCCATCATTTGCAATCCAGGGCCGAGGTTGGCGACATTCTGGCCAGTGGCCCGGTTCCCTGCACCCGCTTCCGCGCCGGGGTCATTCTCGGCTCAGGCAGCGCGTCATTTGAAATCGTGCGGTATCTGGTGGATCGGCTTCCAGCCATGGTCACGCCCAAATGGGTTCGCACGGAATCCCAACCCATCAGCATCCGCGATGTGCTCTTCTACCTGTCGGAAAGTCTCGATCATCCCGAGACCATTGGCGAAGCCTTTGACATCGGCGGACCGCACATCGAGACCTATGAACGGCTGTTCCGCATCTATCAGGAAGAAGCCGGACTCAAAAAACGTTTAATCGTCCCGGTGCCCTTTCTTTCACCCAAACTCTCTTCCTACTGGCTGGGCTTTGTCTCGCCCATCCCGGTGGCCCTGGCGCGTCCATTGGTGCTCGGACTGAAAAATCGGGTTGTGTGCAAGGACACCCGTATCCGACACATCATGCCATGCGAACTCTCCGATGCACGGACAACAATCCGGCGAGCGTTGGAAAAGGTCAAACAACACACGGTGACCACCTGCTGGTCGGACGCCGGAGCCATCCACACCCCGGAATGGATCGCCTGCGGCGACGCCCCGTATGCCGGAGGTGCGGTCTTTGAAAGCGCCTACCGAATCAAGATGGAAGGGTGCCCGGATGCATTGTGGTCCAAAATCGTCTCCATCGGCGGCGACAATGGATGGTATTGTTGCAACAGGCTATGGGGATTGCGCGGGATGCTCGACCGCTTGTTTGGCGGCGTGGGACTGCGACGTGGCCGACGTGACCCGGAGCAACTGGCTATTGGTGACGCGCTGGATTTCTGGCGGGTCATCGACATCCAACCGGCGGAACGGCTGCTGTTGCTGGCCGAAATGAAGCTCCCGGGCGAGGCCCTGCTGGAATTCACCATGGAGCAATCCGGAACAGACAACACCCAACTGACCATGACTGCCAAATTCCTGCCCCGAGGCGTTGCCGGACTGGCGTACTGGTGGTCGGTCTACCCCCTGCACGCACTGATCTTCAAGGGCATGATCTCGGCATTGGCCGAACAGACCGGATGCACGATTCTTGACGGCCCCTTTCCGGTTGATAAAACGGCTCCCAAGTGCCACATTCCACAGACACATTCGCACCAAGGACCCAAATGA
- a CDS encoding virulence RhuM family protein produces MSDNMPAPQSQIDIFPAPDGNIRVEVRFLDETAWLSQKLMAELFQVSVSNINQHLKHIFEEGELDEKAVIKDYLITASDGKKYNTRFYSLDAIIAVGYRVRSSVGVQFRRWATERLREYMVKGFTMDDERLMNPGGWDYFDELLERIRTIRASEKRFYQKVRDLFSQTSSDYDSKSETAQTFFKTIQNKMLFAITGKTAAEIVVGRAHAALPNMGLTNFKGDVVRKGDVVTSKNYLQQDELSTLDRLVNMFLDHAETRAEKRQRITMQEWVEIADRFIDFNEWEVLNNAGTVSHKQAQNYAYGEYKAFDDARRRRELEEAEIEAERDFEELLKGIEQKKF; encoded by the coding sequence ATGAGCGACAACATGCCAGCCCCGCAGTCCCAGATAGACATATTCCCGGCCCCTGATGGAAACATCCGAGTTGAGGTCCGTTTCTTGGATGAAACAGCCTGGCTCAGCCAGAAGCTTATGGCTGAGCTTTTTCAAGTTTCAGTATCAAACATCAATCAGCATTTGAAACATATTTTTGAGGAAGGCGAGTTGGATGAAAAGGCAGTTATTAAGGATTACTTAATAACTGCAAGTGATGGGAAAAAATACAATACCCGGTTTTACAGCCTGGATGCGATTATCGCCGTAGGCTACCGTGTCCGCTCGTCTGTGGGCGTCCAATTCCGTCGATGGGCAACCGAACGGTTGCGGGAATACATGGTCAAGGGCTTTACCATGGACGACGAGCGGTTGATGAACCCCGGTGGTTGGGACTACTTCGACGAACTCCTTGAACGCATCCGGACAATCCGGGCCTCGGAGAAGCGATTCTACCAAAAGGTGAGAGACCTCTTTTCACAGACCAGCTCTGACTATGACAGCAAGTCGGAAACCGCCCAGACGTTTTTCAAAACTATCCAAAACAAAATGCTGTTCGCCATCACCGGCAAAACCGCCGCTGAAATCGTGGTTGGACGCGCCCATGCCGCCTTGCCCAACATGGGATTGACCAACTTCAAAGGAGATGTGGTCCGCAAGGGCGATGTCGTGACTTCCAAGAACTACCTCCAACAGGATGAACTTTCCACGTTGGACCGACTCGTGAACATGTTCCTCGACCATGCCGAGACCCGTGCCGAGAAGCGGCAACGCATCACCATGCAGGAATGGGTTGAGATAGCCGACCGCTTTATCGATTTCAACGAGTGGGAAGTGTTGAACAACGCGGGTACAGTCTCCCACAAACAGGCTCAGAATTATGCCTATGGTGAATACAAGGCGTTTGATGACGCCCGTAGGCGGCGGGAGTTGGAAGAAGCGGAGATCGAAGCCGAGCGCGATTTTGAGGAGTTGCTAAAAGGGATCGAGCAGAAAAAGTTCTAA
- a CDS encoding sigma 54-interacting transcriptional regulator, translated as MKKSSRNRFHDTILDSINEGVFTVDLERRILSFNAAAERITKVSRHEAEGCQCRDIIRADLCKRSCAMERTLRTGHPVVNATTHITTAQGERVPVRIATALLRDERGLVIGGVETFQDLSQVEQLRKALEARYTFKDIIGRSPAMTKLFALLPLVAESESTVLIEGSTGTGKELFARTLHNLSPRRKGRFVAVNCAALPDTLLESELFGYKAGAFTDARRDKPGRFALAEGGTIFLDEICDLSPVVQVRLLRVLQERYIEPLGGVDPVKVNVRIIVAAKRDLAELVRQGTFRDDLYYRIRVVHLVLPPLVERRGDIPLLVDHLVTKFNHLQSKAVAGLSERAMARILEYEYPGNVRELENIIEQAFVLCRGERIKYRHLPPELRSQATPLGRGDRPCSFKEMERVLIEEALQRHHGNRGQAARDLAIDPSTLYRKMRRLGIRYQEERKE; from the coding sequence ATGAAGAAATCATCTCGAAATCGTTTTCATGACACCATTCTCGATTCCATTAACGAGGGGGTGTTCACTGTGGATCTGGAGCGACGTATCCTATCGTTCAACGCCGCCGCCGAACGCATCACCAAGGTCTCTCGTCATGAAGCAGAGGGCTGTCAGTGTCGAGATATCATTCGAGCGGATTTGTGCAAACGGTCATGTGCCATGGAACGCACGTTGCGCACGGGACATCCGGTGGTGAACGCGACCACGCACATTACCACGGCCCAGGGAGAGCGGGTGCCGGTTCGGATCGCCACAGCCCTGCTCCGAGATGAGCGAGGGCTGGTTATCGGTGGGGTGGAGACCTTTCAGGATCTTTCGCAGGTCGAGCAATTGCGCAAGGCTCTTGAAGCCCGGTACACGTTCAAGGATATTATTGGCCGCAGCCCGGCCATGACCAAATTGTTTGCGTTGTTGCCGTTGGTTGCCGAGAGCGAGAGTACAGTCCTGATCGAAGGCAGCACCGGAACCGGGAAGGAACTGTTCGCCCGCACGCTTCATAATTTGTCCCCCCGAAGAAAGGGGCGTTTTGTGGCGGTGAACTGTGCCGCGCTCCCTGATACCTTGTTGGAATCCGAACTGTTCGGCTACAAAGCCGGGGCATTTACCGATGCCAGACGGGACAAGCCCGGGCGGTTCGCGTTGGCAGAGGGGGGAACGATTTTTCTGGATGAAATTTGTGATCTCAGCCCGGTGGTTCAGGTTCGGTTGCTTCGGGTGTTGCAGGAGCGATATATTGAACCGTTGGGCGGGGTGGACCCGGTCAAGGTGAATGTCCGAATCATTGTGGCGGCAAAACGGGATTTGGCGGAACTGGTGCGTCAGGGAACATTCCGGGATGATTTGTATTATCGTATTCGAGTGGTGCATTTGGTGTTGCCCCCGCTTGTGGAGCGTCGGGGCGACATACCGCTTCTGGTCGATCATTTGGTGACAAAATTTAATCATCTGCAAAGCAAGGCTGTCGCCGGATTGTCCGAGCGGGCCATGGCCCGAATTTTGGAGTACGAGTATCCCGGCAACGTGCGAGAATTGGAAAATATTATTGAACAGGCCTTTGTGCTGTGTCGGGGGGAGCGCATCAAATACCGGCATTTGCCCCCGGAATTGCGCAGTCAGGCGACTCCCTTGGGCCGTGGAGATCGGCCATGTTCATTCAAAGAGATGGAACGTGTGCTTATTGAAGAAGCCTTGCAGCGGCATCATGGAAATCGAGGCCAGGCCGCCCGGGATTTGGCCATTGATCCCAGCACGCTCTACCGCAAAATGCGTCGGCTGGGCATCCGGTACCAAGAGGAACGAAAGGAGTGA
- a CDS encoding type II toxin-antitoxin system HipA family toxin — MSTDTTYVYIHLGTAFVPAGLLSMHQTGKDVVSSFAYGRRYLARKDAAPIDPLQLPLGQNEYHAKGLFRAFHDASPDGWGRHLLDRAAESEGVVPSEFDYLTVLNQQDRIGALAFGPDLNGPRPSTPSWRPQTLHGEQLDLERMLQNVDTVLNHEALPPDQRRFLIRGSSVGGAQPKATIEYEGRHWIAKFSREFEHWPTCRIELAARNLAARCGIRVPTCKMIEVGGRDIFLTERFDRGISSADRIHFLSSMTLIGSDSMTLGTYGDIALALRRFGMADHLKDDLHELFRRMVFNILCNNWDDHLKNHGFLYDIPSGKWRLSPAYDIVPQPQRDGNDASRLTLGIGKHGRVATLENALSRSQDFALDRDDARQMAHQLQTTVRQNWKEANKEAGVSTDKLRLLEEAYRVALQGEK; from the coding sequence ATGTCCACGGATACAACATATGTCTATATCCACCTCGGCACCGCTTTTGTCCCGGCAGGCCTGCTCTCCATGCACCAGACAGGCAAAGACGTTGTTTCTTCTTTTGCCTATGGTCGCCGATACCTTGCTCGCAAAGATGCCGCCCCGATCGACCCGCTTCAATTGCCGCTTGGCCAGAATGAATATCACGCCAAGGGTCTATTTCGAGCGTTTCATGATGCCAGCCCGGATGGTTGGGGAAGGCACCTGCTGGACCGTGCCGCTGAAAGCGAAGGGGTGGTGCCCTCCGAGTTCGACTATCTGACAGTCCTCAATCAGCAGGACCGTATCGGTGCGCTCGCCTTTGGCCCGGACCTCAATGGACCCCGGCCATCAACACCTTCATGGCGACCACAGACACTTCACGGAGAGCAGCTCGATCTCGAACGAATGCTGCAAAATGTCGATACCGTCCTCAACCATGAAGCCCTGCCGCCCGACCAACGGCGGTTCCTGATACGCGGTTCGTCCGTTGGTGGTGCGCAACCAAAGGCTACCATCGAATACGAAGGACGCCACTGGATTGCCAAGTTTTCACGAGAGTTTGAACACTGGCCCACGTGCCGAATCGAACTGGCCGCCCGGAACTTGGCGGCCCGGTGCGGCATCAGGGTTCCGACGTGCAAAATGATAGAAGTCGGCGGTCGGGATATTTTTCTGACGGAACGGTTTGACCGGGGCATATCCTCTGCCGACCGCATCCACTTTCTTTCGTCCATGACGCTCATCGGCTCCGACAGCATGACCCTCGGGACCTATGGTGACATCGCCCTGGCTCTCCGACGCTTCGGCATGGCCGATCATCTCAAGGACGACCTTCACGAACTCTTTCGTCGCATGGTCTTCAACATCCTGTGCAACAACTGGGACGATCATCTCAAGAATCACGGATTTCTCTATGATATCCCCAGCGGCAAATGGCGACTTTCTCCCGCATACGACATCGTGCCGCAGCCCCAGCGGGACGGCAACGACGCAAGCCGCCTCACCCTCGGCATCGGCAAACACGGTCGAGTCGCCACACTCGAAAACGCCCTGTCACGATCTCAAGATTTTGCTCTCGACCGCGATGACGCCCGTCAAATGGCTCATCAACTCCAGACAACCGTTCGTCAAAACTGGAAAGAGGCCAACAAGGAGGCAGGCGTTTCGACAGACAAGCTCCGCCTCCTTGAAGAAGCGTACCGAGTTGCGCTTCAAGGCGAAAAATAA
- a CDS encoding helix-turn-helix domain-containing protein — protein MGKISKAAKALSPSALTALGQLGTNIREARTRRGMTQVELATRASTNHVTLKKLEQGQPSVGLGVLVQVLDILGLVNDLPLLANPDTDSVGKSLQDLKRPQRVRSSSKKQDALDF, from the coding sequence ATGGGGAAAATATCCAAAGCGGCGAAGGCACTTTCCCCTTCTGCCCTGACCGCACTGGGACAGCTCGGGACCAATATCCGGGAAGCCAGAACCCGACGAGGCATGACACAGGTTGAGCTTGCCACGCGGGCCTCCACCAATCATGTCACCCTGAAAAAACTGGAACAGGGGCAACCTTCTGTCGGCTTGGGCGTGCTGGTCCAGGTGCTGGACATCCTGGGGCTGGTGAATGATCTGCCACTCCTGGCCAATCCAGACACGGACTCGGTCGGAAAATCGCTGCAAGACCTCAAAAGACCGCAGCGGGTCCGGTCCTCATCAAAGAAACAGGATGCACTTGATTTCTAG
- a CDS encoding RHS repeat-associated core domain-containing protein: MSVFECRLKRDQNGRIVAKQEIVAGRPITWTYSYDKEGRLFEAHLDGRLICQCYYDREGRRQRDTFPATVGSSYRDYRYTPDNRLIRAGNNTFTHDKNGFRSIWSNGGTYSLYEYSPDYRLLKMEVEDQNRVYTYRHNKDGQRAAKYLNGQRVEAYQWLDFIRLGAFHDGHRAYEFHYADKNRLPSSMRREDGTVFTLHYDQIGTLRVVADESGNVIKEVLYDPFGGIIEDTNEGFRIPIGFAGGLHDRDLGFVRFGWRDYDTFTGRWTAPDPIGDKGGDPDWYGYCLDDPVNAIDPLGLEGGFWGGVKKIGAGLGQLWDKAPAGIGAAITKGTKGAGEDLSKTGEAFATNKDLQKYTAIALGAGALPIAAAAGTTVAPTVVGAAMQHPDKLAAGVKAAYDFTSSAVIKGPPEPSLPGYLGGGLSEAYEWYETSKGK, encoded by the coding sequence ATGAGCGTATTTGAATGCAGGCTGAAGCGTGACCAGAACGGTCGCATCGTTGCAAAACAGGAAATTGTTGCGGGCAGACCCATCACCTGGACGTATTCTTATGACAAGGAGGGGCGTCTTTTCGAGGCACACCTTGATGGACGGTTGATCTGCCAATGCTACTATGACAGGGAAGGCCGCCGACAGCGAGACACCTTTCCGGCTACCGTTGGATCGAGCTATCGGGACTATCGATACACCCCTGACAATCGGCTGATACGAGCGGGCAACAACACGTTTACCCATGACAAAAACGGATTCCGATCCATCTGGTCAAACGGCGGCACATACTCCCTTTACGAGTACTCCCCGGACTACCGGCTTCTCAAAATGGAAGTGGAGGATCAGAATCGCGTGTACACCTATCGCCACAACAAAGACGGACAGCGGGCCGCAAAATATTTAAACGGCCAACGTGTCGAGGCATACCAATGGCTTGATTTCATTCGCCTTGGCGCGTTTCACGATGGACACAGGGCCTACGAATTCCACTATGCAGACAAAAACCGCCTGCCGTCATCCATGCGCCGCGAGGACGGGACCGTATTTACCCTGCATTACGATCAGATCGGCACCCTTCGGGTTGTTGCCGACGAGTCCGGCAACGTGATAAAGGAAGTGCTGTACGATCCCTTTGGCGGCATCATCGAAGACACGAATGAGGGCTTCCGAATCCCCATCGGTTTCGCAGGGGGCCTCCATGACCGAGATCTCGGCTTTGTCCGCTTTGGCTGGCGGGACTACGACACCTTCACAGGCCGATGGACTGCCCCCGATCCGATAGGGGACAAGGGCGGAGACCCGGACTGGTACGGGTATTGTTTGGATGATCCGGTCAATGCGATTGACCCGTTGGGGTTGGAAGGAGGCTTCTGGGGTGGAGTGAAAAAAATAGGAGCCGGTCTTGGTCAACTGTGGGACAAGGCTCCTGCGGGTATTGGTGCGGCTATCACCAAGGGGACAAAGGGGGCAGGAGAAGATCTCAGCAAGACGGGCGAAGCTTTTGCAACCAACAAGGATTTGCAGAAATATACAGCGATTGCCTTGGGAGCAGGAGCCTTGCCCATTGCAGCGGCAGCAGGCACGACAGTAGCCCCAACCGTAGTTGGAGCCGCCATGCAACATCCTGATAAATTGGCAGCAGGAGTTAAAGCCGCCTACGACTTCACATCAAGTGCCGTCATAAAGGGACCGCCTGAACCGTCTCTTCCCGGTTATTTAGGGGGAGGTTTAAGCGAGGCGTATGAATGGTACGAAACGAGTAAGGGGAAGTAG
- a CDS encoding DUF523 and DUF1722 domain-containing protein: MENTKIRLGIARCLLGEKVRYDGSQKLDRYLRDTLGHYVEWVPICPEVETGMSVPREAVRLVGDRDAPRLVGRSSGKDWTNAMRKWGGKRLKKLETEDICGYIFKYGSPSNGMSRIKVYNEKGMPRHDGTGLWAAMVMRRFPQLPFEDDGRLHDPRLRENFIARIFTLKRWREAMTAASGPGNLVDFHTRHKMLIMAHNITLYRAMGKLVAQAGTADIDTLGAQYFSLLFKALSYKQTTKKNVNVLQHAMGYFKKELSAAEKRELLDIISQYHRGLVPLVVPITLINHYVSKYEKTYLALQHYLRPYPAELMLRNQV; encoded by the coding sequence ATGGAAAACACAAAAATCAGATTGGGAATTGCACGATGCCTTTTGGGAGAAAAAGTTCGGTATGACGGTTCACAAAAACTGGACCGATATCTCCGGGATACTCTTGGGCACTATGTTGAATGGGTACCGATCTGTCCCGAGGTGGAAACAGGGATGTCTGTGCCACGGGAGGCCGTGCGACTTGTCGGGGACAGAGACGCTCCCAGACTGGTGGGGCGATCTTCCGGAAAGGACTGGACCAACGCCATGCGAAAATGGGGAGGAAAACGGCTCAAGAAGCTCGAAACCGAAGATATTTGCGGGTATATTTTCAAGTACGGCTCACCCTCGAACGGCATGTCACGCATCAAAGTCTACAATGAAAAGGGAATGCCCAGACATGATGGAACCGGATTATGGGCCGCCATGGTGATGCGTCGGTTTCCGCAACTGCCGTTTGAAGATGACGGACGGTTGCATGACCCTCGGCTCCGGGAAAATTTCATCGCACGAATCTTCACCTTGAAACGATGGCGAGAAGCCATGACCGCTGCGTCCGGTCCCGGAAATCTCGTTGATTTTCACACCCGTCACAAAATGCTCATCATGGCCCACAACATCACGCTCTATCGGGCCATGGGCAAACTGGTGGCGCAGGCCGGGACAGCGGATATCGACACCTTGGGTGCCCAATATTTCTCTCTGCTTTTCAAGGCACTCTCCTACAAGCAGACGACCAAGAAAAACGTCAATGTCCTCCAGCACGCCATGGGGTACTTCAAGAAGGAACTTTCTGCGGCCGAAAAAAGAGAACTGCTCGACATCATCAGCCAATATCACCGGGGACTTGTGCCCTTGGTCGTCCCGATAACACTGATAAATCACTATGTTTCAAAATATGAAAAGACCTATCTGGCTCTGCAACACTATTTACGGCCCTACCCGGCTGAACTCATGTTGCGAAACCAGGTGTGA